One genomic window of Candidatus Nitrospira inopinata includes the following:
- a CDS encoding ATP-binding protein, with product MWRDGTEPAADEFEKLGVFYLGRPYELATKQAKPGWLLYDSKDLVTHAVCVGMTGSGKTGLCLALLEEAAIDGIPAIIVDPKGDLGNLMLTFPGLKAEDFRPWINEDDARKKGLSPDEYAAQQADLWKRGLAAWGQSGERIQRLRDAAEVAIYTPGSNAGVPVSIVQSFAAPAADVRDDAELLRERINTTVTGLLGLLGLDADPIQSREHILLSTIFNHCWKNEEDLDLASLIHAIQTPPVTKIGVLDVESFFPSKDRFALAMKLNNLLAAPGFQAWLEGEALDIQSLLYTLAGKPRQAIFSIAHLNDAERMFFVTLLLGQLIGWMRAQSGTTSLRAIFYMDEIFGYFPPVANPPSKQPLLTLLKQARAFGLGVVLATQNPVDLDYKGLANTGTWFIGRLQTERDKARVLEGLEGASASSGQRFDRTRMEQILAGLGNRIFLMHNVHEDEPVVFETRWCLSYLRGPLTRTQIKTLMDAVRGQASGGRGERKDMSASPSIASRLTAHASRPMLPPDVPQYFVPLRGAKPSGCEMVYAPMLFASSQVRFTDPKLGIDAMESVTVLVPITDGPVAVDWDQASPIDVAVADLEQAPAAGAQFLAPPAVAGKAKQYGEWNKEFAAWLYRTRQLEVLRSPSTKEVSKPGESERDFRLRLQQAGRERRDQAVEALRKKYAPKIAALQERIRRAEQIKAKQETEARTSQVQAAITVGVSLLGAFLGRKTVSAANVGRAATAIRGAGRAIKESKDVGAAEENLAALQQQLADLEAQFKAESEALAAAIDPLSEPLESISIKPPKADITVKLVALAWAPHWHSAKDQFIPAWR from the coding sequence ATGTGGCGCGATGGAACAGAACCGGCTGCGGACGAGTTCGAAAAACTTGGCGTCTTTTATCTCGGCCGTCCCTACGAGTTAGCCACGAAGCAGGCCAAGCCCGGCTGGTTGCTCTATGACTCGAAGGATCTCGTGACCCACGCCGTGTGCGTAGGGATGACCGGGAGCGGGAAAACCGGCCTGTGCCTTGCTCTGCTTGAAGAGGCGGCCATCGACGGCATTCCGGCGATCATCGTCGATCCCAAGGGCGATCTCGGCAATCTCATGCTGACGTTCCCCGGCTTGAAGGCGGAAGACTTCCGTCCCTGGATCAATGAAGACGACGCGCGCAAGAAAGGGCTCTCACCGGACGAATACGCGGCGCAGCAGGCCGATCTGTGGAAGAGGGGGCTGGCTGCATGGGGGCAAAGCGGGGAGCGGATTCAACGGTTGCGCGACGCGGCGGAGGTCGCGATCTATACGCCAGGCAGCAACGCCGGTGTGCCGGTCTCGATCGTGCAATCATTCGCGGCGCCGGCGGCCGATGTCCGTGACGATGCGGAACTGTTGCGCGAGCGGATCAACACGACGGTGACGGGCCTGCTGGGTCTGCTCGGCCTCGACGCCGATCCGATCCAAAGCCGCGAACACATTCTCCTGTCCACGATCTTCAACCACTGTTGGAAGAACGAAGAAGACCTCGACCTCGCCTCGTTGATTCACGCCATTCAAACGCCGCCCGTGACCAAGATCGGCGTGCTGGATGTCGAATCCTTCTTCCCGTCGAAAGACCGGTTCGCTTTGGCGATGAAGCTCAACAACCTGTTGGCGGCTCCGGGATTTCAGGCCTGGCTCGAAGGAGAGGCCCTCGACATTCAGTCGTTGCTCTACACGCTGGCCGGCAAGCCGCGCCAGGCGATTTTCTCCATCGCGCACTTAAATGACGCCGAACGGATGTTCTTCGTCACACTCTTGCTGGGTCAACTGATCGGGTGGATGCGCGCGCAATCGGGCACGACCAGCCTGCGCGCCATCTTCTACATGGACGAAATTTTCGGCTACTTCCCGCCGGTGGCCAATCCGCCATCCAAACAGCCTCTGCTTACCTTGCTCAAACAGGCCCGTGCCTTCGGGCTCGGCGTCGTGCTGGCCACGCAGAATCCGGTCGATCTCGACTACAAGGGCCTGGCCAACACCGGCACCTGGTTCATCGGTCGGCTTCAGACCGAGCGGGACAAGGCGCGCGTGCTCGAAGGGCTGGAAGGGGCCTCGGCCAGTTCGGGACAGCGGTTTGATCGAACCCGCATGGAGCAGATCCTGGCCGGCTTAGGAAACCGCATCTTCCTGATGCACAACGTGCACGAGGACGAGCCCGTCGTCTTTGAGACCCGCTGGTGCCTCTCCTATTTGCGTGGACCGCTCACCAGAACGCAGATCAAGACACTGATGGATGCCGTGAGGGGCCAGGCGTCAGGGGGCAGGGGCGAGAGAAAAGACATGTCGGCATCTCCCTCGATCGCCTCACGGCTTACGGCTCACGCCTCGCGTCCGATGTTGCCTCCCGACGTCCCGCAATATTTTGTCCCGCTGCGCGGCGCCAAGCCGAGCGGATGCGAAATGGTCTATGCGCCGATGCTCTTCGCGTCGTCGCAGGTTCGCTTCACCGATCCCAAACTCGGCATCGATGCCATGGAGTCGGTTACAGTGTTGGTTCCCATAACGGATGGGCCGGTGGCGGTGGATTGGGATCAGGCAAGCCCTATTGATGTGGCCGTCGCGGATCTCGAACAGGCTCCCGCTGCCGGCGCGCAATTTCTTGCGCCTCCTGCCGTCGCCGGCAAAGCCAAACAGTATGGGGAGTGGAACAAGGAGTTTGCTGCATGGCTGTACCGGACGCGGCAGTTGGAGGTGTTGAGGAGCCCCAGTACGAAAGAAGTCTCCAAGCCCGGCGAGTCGGAGCGGGACTTTCGCCTCCGGCTGCAGCAGGCCGGTCGTGAGCGACGGGATCAGGCCGTCGAGGCCCTGCGAAAGAAATACGCGCCGAAGATCGCCGCGCTCCAGGAACGGATCAGGCGGGCCGAGCAGATAAAGGCCAAGCAGGAAACGGAGGCGCGCACCAGCCAGGTCCAGGCGGCGATTACGGTCGGGGTGTCCCTCCTCGGAGCCTTTCTCGGACGCAAGACCGTCAGCGCGGCAAACGTCGGACGGGCCGCCACCGCCATCCGCGGCGCCGGTCGGGCCATCAAGGAATCGAAAGACGTCGGCGCGGCGGAAGAAAACCTCGCGGCCCTTCAACAACAGTTGGCGGACCTCGAAGCCCAGTTCAAAGCGGAAAGCGAGGCGCTCGCCGCCGCCATTGATCCCTTGAGCGAACCGTTGGAATCCATCTCCATCAAGCCCCCCAAGGCGGACATCACCGTGAAGCTGGTGGCCCTTGCCTGGGCACCTCATTGGCACAGCGCGAAGGATCAATTCATCCCGGCGTGGCGGTGA
- a CDS encoding M48 metallopeptidase family protein, with protein MNHWRDKEEFKRRVLEWAGRLGIEVRSLSVRPMRNKWASCSLQGNLNFNVELVALDREIGDYVIVHELLHFFVPNHGKLWKSLMRAHLGDYEEVKKRLEAKQRVLL; from the coding sequence ATGAATCACTGGCGCGACAAGGAGGAATTTAAGCGCCGGGTCTTGGAATGGGCCGGCCGGCTCGGTATCGAGGTCCGGTCCTTGAGCGTTCGCCCGATGCGCAACAAATGGGCCTCCTGCTCGCTCCAGGGCAATCTGAATTTCAACGTGGAGCTGGTGGCCCTCGACCGTGAGATCGGCGACTATGTGATCGTTCATGAGCTGCTCCACTTTTTCGTCCCGAACCACGGCAAGCTCTGGAAGAGCCTGATGCGGGCGCATCTGGGAGACTATGAAGAGGTCAAGAAACGATTGGAGGCGAAACAGCGAGTGCTTCTGTAG
- a CDS encoding TIGR04255 family protein, which translates to MMPLVLKIDATEQFPRLAHAPIAEAVIDIRARAEAPWEESAVRQCLVPLLPAYPHIESQREFEHALQVGPGQETVQIHRDLGWKGLRCESADHVHIAQFNRDGFVFSRLRPYDHWEQFHGEAMRLWKVYRDLARPSAIQRLGLRFINRIELPLDGLRPDDYLHMPADVLKGLPLSRAGFFHRDVLGVPGYPYLVAIVRTVQPIQVSGGKGFGLLLDIDVFSTEPFDLRDDLLAQRLVEMRWLKNKAFFGSITQQALETFQ; encoded by the coding sequence CAATTTCCTCGCCTTGCCCACGCGCCTATTGCCGAGGCGGTCATCGACATACGGGCCCGCGCGGAGGCGCCCTGGGAGGAGTCAGCGGTCCGACAATGTCTGGTTCCACTGCTTCCTGCCTATCCGCACATTGAATCGCAGCGGGAATTTGAGCACGCGCTGCAAGTCGGGCCGGGCCAGGAGACCGTTCAGATACACCGGGATTTAGGCTGGAAGGGGCTGCGATGTGAGTCAGCGGATCATGTCCACATCGCCCAATTCAACCGCGACGGGTTTGTCTTCAGCCGGCTTCGTCCCTATGATCATTGGGAGCAGTTTCACGGCGAAGCGATGCGGCTGTGGAAAGTGTATCGGGACCTCGCCCGGCCGTCGGCAATCCAGCGGCTCGGTCTTCGCTTTATCAATCGCATCGAACTGCCGCTCGATGGGCTTCGGCCGGATGACTATCTCCACATGCCTGCGGATGTGCTCAAGGGGCTACCGCTTTCGCGGGCCGGTTTCTTCCACCGGGACGTGCTTGGCGTCCCCGGCTATCCCTACCTAGTTGCGATCGTTCGAACTGTCCAGCCGATACAGGTCTCGGGCGGTAAAGGATTTGGGTTGCTCCTCGATATTGACGTATTCTCGACCGAGCCATTCGATCTCCGTGATGATCTGCTGGCACAGCGTCTGGTTGAGATGCGATGGTTGAAAAATAAAGCATTTTTCGGCAGTATTACGCAGCAAGCATTGGAGACTTTTCAATGA
- a CDS encoding type I restriction endonuclease subunit R, with protein MPAPGEHKTVQARILAYAQEIGWTYVPREEAERRRGFDPDAATPEEQARYASLFFGDLLHAKVREFNPKYKEAEGALVGELQRLHADIYGNRDFLSYLRNQRTFFSPDDDRELDLILIDYGDLARPKKDWRNRYEVTEEFCVHNGRFGTREDVVFLINGIPMLVIECKNATKDEAIALGIDQIRRYHLETPEVMVPEMLFTATEAIGFSYGVTWNTVRRNIFRWKHEEAGRLEAKVKSFCSVPMVLRFLKDFILFAEKEEELQKFILAQHQTAAVDRVVDRALDAKRTRGLVWHTQGSGKTYTMIKAAELLFKAPKADKPTILLMIDRNELEDQLLKNLAAVGLSNVAHAYSMVELTRLLKQDYRGLIVTMIHKFRDMPANLNTRSNIFVLIDEAHRTTGGDLGNYLMAGLPNATFIGLTGTPIDKTAYGRGTFKTFGCEDDKGYLHKYSIAESIEDGTTLPLYYNLAPNEMLVPHELMEREFLSLVETEGIADIEELNKILDRAVNLKNFLKGRERIKQVAAFVAGHYRTNVEPLGYKAFLVAVDREACTFYKEALDAILPSKYSAIVYTGNNNDPPHMKKWHLDETREKQIRKAFTKFGEFPKILIVTEKLLTGFDAPILYAMYLDKPMRDHTLLQAIARVNRPYENEAQEMVKPHGFVLDFVGIFDKLEKALAFDSEEVNAIVKDLALLKQLFKAKMESKTPGYLRLVRRNFDDKDVDNLIEHFRDKDRRKEFFTEYKEIEMLYEIISPDAFLRPFIEDYTTLSAVYQVVSNAYAKRVYVDRAFQKKTNELVQQHIGAQFAGDSGLPDVRLDPQAIETIKQQRGGKATKIINLVKVIQKAAEEQSDDPFLIAMAERAKAVQESFEDRQTGTEDTLAALLQAIDRDEQRKREQAARGLDALTFFVFTTLREKNVPHAEDAARKVSQAFAQYPNWRRSDKELRELRKQVTFAILAQEESVDKVALMVDDLFTVLHKARKP; from the coding sequence ATGCCCGCTCCCGGTGAGCACAAGACGGTCCAAGCCCGTATTCTGGCTTACGCCCAGGAGATCGGCTGGACCTATGTGCCGCGGGAGGAAGCCGAGCGGCGGCGGGGATTCGATCCCGATGCGGCGACTCCCGAAGAACAGGCCCGCTACGCCTCCCTCTTCTTCGGCGATCTGCTCCATGCCAAGGTCCGCGAATTCAATCCCAAGTATAAAGAAGCCGAAGGGGCGCTGGTCGGCGAGTTGCAACGGCTCCATGCGGACATCTACGGCAACCGCGACTTTCTGAGCTACCTCCGTAACCAGCGGACTTTTTTCTCTCCAGACGACGACCGCGAACTGGATCTCATCCTGATCGACTACGGTGATCTTGCTCGCCCGAAAAAGGATTGGCGCAATCGCTACGAAGTCACGGAAGAGTTCTGTGTCCACAACGGCCGGTTTGGGACGCGCGAGGACGTGGTCTTCCTCATCAACGGCATTCCGATGCTGGTCATCGAGTGCAAGAACGCGACAAAGGACGAAGCTATCGCGCTCGGCATCGACCAGATTCGCCGCTACCATCTGGAGACGCCCGAAGTGATGGTGCCGGAGATGCTGTTCACGGCCACGGAAGCCATCGGCTTTTCCTACGGCGTCACCTGGAACACCGTCCGGCGGAACATCTTTCGCTGGAAGCATGAGGAGGCGGGCCGGCTCGAAGCGAAGGTGAAGAGCTTTTGTTCCGTGCCGATGGTGCTGCGATTCCTCAAGGACTTCATTTTATTCGCGGAGAAGGAGGAAGAACTGCAGAAGTTCATCCTGGCGCAGCATCAGACTGCTGCCGTGGACCGCGTGGTGGATCGGGCGCTCGATGCCAAACGGACCCGCGGCCTTGTCTGGCACACGCAGGGGAGCGGCAAGACCTATACGATGATCAAGGCGGCCGAGTTGCTCTTCAAGGCGCCCAAGGCCGACAAGCCGACCATCCTCTTGATGATCGACCGGAACGAACTGGAAGATCAGCTCCTCAAGAATCTGGCGGCGGTCGGCTTGAGCAATGTGGCGCACGCCTACTCGATGGTCGAGCTGACGCGGCTCCTGAAGCAAGACTATCGAGGCCTGATCGTCACCATGATCCACAAGTTCCGCGACATGCCGGCCAATCTCAATACGAGGTCGAATATCTTCGTCCTGATCGACGAAGCGCACCGGACGACCGGGGGCGATCTGGGGAACTATCTGATGGCCGGGCTCCCGAACGCGACGTTCATCGGGCTTACCGGCACGCCGATCGACAAGACCGCCTACGGCCGGGGAACCTTCAAGACCTTCGGTTGCGAGGACGACAAGGGTTATCTCCACAAATACTCGATCGCCGAGAGTATCGAGGACGGGACGACGCTCCCGCTCTACTACAACCTGGCGCCGAACGAGATGCTGGTGCCGCACGAGCTGATGGAGCGGGAATTTCTGTCACTGGTTGAGACTGAGGGGATCGCCGACATCGAAGAGCTGAACAAGATTCTCGACCGCGCCGTGAATCTCAAGAACTTCCTCAAGGGACGGGAACGGATCAAGCAAGTGGCCGCGTTCGTGGCCGGTCATTACCGGACCAACGTCGAGCCGCTGGGATACAAGGCGTTTCTGGTTGCGGTGGATCGGGAAGCCTGCACCTTCTACAAGGAGGCGCTGGATGCGATTCTGCCTTCCAAATACTCGGCCATCGTGTACACGGGCAACAACAACGATCCGCCCCACATGAAGAAATGGCATCTGGATGAGACGAGAGAGAAGCAGATCCGAAAAGCGTTCACGAAGTTCGGAGAGTTTCCCAAGATTCTCATCGTCACGGAAAAGCTGCTGACCGGATTCGACGCGCCGATACTCTATGCCATGTATCTCGACAAGCCGATGCGGGACCACACGCTGCTGCAGGCCATCGCCCGGGTGAACCGGCCGTACGAGAACGAAGCCCAGGAGATGGTGAAGCCGCACGGCTTCGTGCTGGACTTCGTAGGCATTTTCGACAAGCTGGAAAAAGCCCTGGCCTTCGACAGTGAAGAAGTCAACGCGATCGTCAAGGACCTGGCCCTGCTCAAGCAGCTCTTCAAGGCCAAGATGGAGAGCAAAACGCCCGGCTATCTCCGGCTGGTGCGACGGAACTTCGACGATAAGGACGTGGACAACCTGATCGAACATTTCCGGGATAAGGACAGGCGGAAGGAGTTCTTTACGGAGTACAAGGAAATCGAGATGCTCTATGAGATCATCTCGCCGGACGCCTTCCTGCGGCCGTTCATCGAGGACTACACGACCCTGTCGGCCGTCTATCAAGTGGTGAGCAATGCCTATGCGAAGCGCGTGTACGTCGATCGGGCGTTCCAGAAGAAGACGAACGAGCTGGTTCAGCAACACATCGGCGCCCAGTTCGCCGGCGATTCAGGATTGCCGGATGTCCGACTCGACCCACAGGCCATTGAGACCATCAAGCAACAACGGGGCGGCAAGGCGACGAAGATCATCAACCTAGTGAAGGTGATTCAGAAAGCGGCGGAAGAGCAGAGCGACGACCCGTTTTTGATTGCAATGGCAGAACGGGCGAAGGCCGTGCAGGAGAGCTTTGAAGATCGTCAGACCGGAACGGAAGACACGCTGGCTGCTCTGTTGCAGGCCATCGACCGGGACGAGCAGCGGAAGCGCGAACAGGCGGCACGGGGGCTCGATGCGCTGACGTTCTTTGTATTCACGACATTGCGCGAGAAGAATGTTCCGCACGCGGAAGACGCGGCACGGAAGGTCAGTCAGGCGTTTGCTCAGTATCCCAATTGGCGCCGCAGCGATAAAGAGCTGCGAGAGTTGCGCAAGCAGGTGACGTTCGCCATCCTCGCGCAGGAAGAGAGCGTGGACAAGGTTGCGCTCATGGTGGATGATCTATTCACTGTGCTTCACAAGGCACGCAAGCCATGA
- the uvrA gene encoding excinuclease ABC subunit UvrA: MGQSIIIKGAREHNLKNIDVEIPRDKLVVITGLSGSGKSSLAFDTIYAEGQRRYVESLSAYARQFLEQMGKPDVDSIEGLSPAISIEQKSTSHNPRSTVGTVTEIYDYLRLLFARVGRPYCFQCGEEIAAQTVQQMVDAIAALPEGTKFQILAPIVRGRKGEYRKELLEMRKAGYVRARVNGTVVDLGEDIVLDKQKKHTIEIIVDRLVMKQDDALMRRLADSVETALKLTGGLVGVLTEDGKTRLYSDKLACIKCGVSYPEVTPRIFSFNSPHGACPACDGIGYHVTPGHPEEEDFTLLDVCETCRGARLKPESLAIKIERKSIAEVTSLSIRAAAEFFVSLKFTDRELVIAHRILKEIRERLGFLVNVGLDYLTLDRAAATLSGGEGQRIRLATQIGSGLVGVLYILDEPSIGLHQRDNRRLLHTLLKLRDLGNTVVVVEHDAETMLAADYILDMGPGAGSHGGHVVAKGTPQEVMSDPHSLTGQYLRGTQTVAVPRRQRKPKGFLSVVGASKHNLKNVTAKIPLGLFTCVTGVSGSGKSTLVLEVLFHSLSQMLYHKKPKIDGCKELKGVEALDKVIDIDQSPIGRTPRSNPATYTGLFGYIRDLYANLPESRVRGYKPGRYSFNVKGGRCEACQGDGLIKIEMHFLPDVYVTCEVCKGQRYNRETLDILHKGKSIADVLNMTVDDALEFFEHIPLIKAKLQTLHDVGLHYVKLGQSATTLSGGEAQRVKLSRELSKRATGRTLYILDEPTTGLHFADVQRLLDVLDRLVEAGNTVLVIEHNLDVIKNADWIIDLGPEGGDRGGDIVAEGPPQEIAKSKRSYTGQVLKEAGV, from the coding sequence ATGGGGCAATCGATCATCATCAAGGGCGCCCGTGAGCACAATCTCAAGAATATCGATGTCGAGATCCCGCGCGACAAGCTCGTCGTCATCACCGGCCTGAGCGGATCAGGCAAGTCGTCCCTGGCCTTCGACACGATCTATGCCGAAGGCCAGCGGCGCTACGTCGAGTCCCTGTCCGCCTACGCGCGCCAATTTTTGGAACAGATGGGCAAGCCCGATGTCGATTCGATCGAAGGGCTGTCGCCCGCCATCTCCATCGAGCAGAAGAGCACCAGCCACAATCCCCGCTCCACGGTCGGGACGGTCACCGAGATCTACGACTATCTTCGCCTCCTGTTCGCTCGGGTGGGCCGCCCCTATTGTTTTCAATGCGGCGAGGAAATCGCGGCCCAGACCGTCCAACAGATGGTGGACGCGATCGCCGCTTTGCCGGAAGGGACCAAGTTCCAGATTCTGGCGCCGATTGTGCGCGGGCGGAAGGGAGAATATCGAAAAGAACTGCTGGAGATGCGTAAGGCCGGCTACGTCCGCGCCCGCGTCAACGGCACGGTCGTCGATCTCGGCGAAGACATCGTTCTCGACAAACAGAAAAAACACACGATCGAGATCATCGTCGATCGCCTCGTGATGAAGCAAGACGACGCCCTCATGCGTCGGCTGGCCGATTCGGTGGAAACCGCGCTCAAACTGACCGGCGGGTTGGTGGGAGTCCTCACCGAGGACGGGAAAACCAGGCTCTACAGCGACAAACTGGCCTGCATCAAATGCGGCGTCAGCTATCCCGAAGTGACGCCGAGAATCTTCTCCTTCAACAGCCCGCACGGCGCGTGCCCGGCCTGCGACGGCATCGGCTATCACGTGACACCCGGTCATCCAGAGGAAGAAGATTTCACGTTGTTGGACGTCTGCGAGACCTGTCGAGGGGCCAGGCTCAAACCGGAGAGCCTGGCGATCAAGATTGAGCGTAAGTCTATCGCCGAGGTGACGAGCCTCTCGATCCGGGCGGCGGCGGAGTTTTTCGTCTCGCTGAAGTTTACCGATCGTGAGCTGGTCATCGCGCATCGCATCTTGAAGGAAATCCGCGAGCGGCTGGGCTTCCTGGTCAATGTCGGCCTCGATTATCTGACGCTGGACCGGGCGGCGGCCACCCTGTCCGGTGGCGAAGGACAGCGCATCAGGCTGGCCACGCAAATCGGCTCCGGTCTCGTCGGCGTGCTCTACATCCTCGATGAGCCGTCGATCGGCCTGCACCAGCGGGACAACCGCCGTCTTCTCCACACGCTGCTCAAGCTGCGGGATCTGGGCAACACCGTGGTGGTCGTCGAGCACGACGCCGAGACGATGTTGGCGGCCGATTACATCCTCGACATGGGGCCGGGGGCGGGATCGCACGGCGGGCACGTCGTCGCCAAAGGCACGCCGCAAGAGGTGATGAGTGATCCCCATTCGTTGACGGGACAGTACTTACGGGGAACGCAAACCGTCGCCGTGCCGCGGAGACAACGGAAGCCCAAGGGGTTTCTCTCCGTCGTCGGCGCGAGCAAGCACAATCTCAAGAACGTGACCGCCAAGATCCCCCTTGGCCTGTTCACCTGCGTGACCGGCGTGTCCGGGTCTGGCAAAAGCACCTTGGTGCTGGAGGTGCTGTTCCATTCACTGTCACAGATGCTTTATCACAAGAAGCCGAAAATCGACGGCTGCAAGGAGCTGAAGGGTGTGGAGGCGCTGGATAAGGTGATCGACATCGATCAGTCGCCGATCGGCCGGACACCTCGCTCCAACCCGGCGACCTACACCGGGCTGTTCGGCTATATTCGCGACCTCTACGCGAACCTGCCGGAATCCCGCGTTCGTGGCTACAAGCCGGGGCGTTACAGTTTCAACGTCAAAGGCGGTCGTTGCGAAGCCTGCCAGGGGGATGGGCTGATCAAGATCGAGATGCACTTCCTGCCGGACGTGTATGTGACGTGCGAAGTCTGCAAAGGCCAACGGTACAACCGCGAGACGCTGGACATTCTGCACAAAGGCAAGAGCATCGCCGATGTGCTGAACATGACCGTGGACGACGCGCTGGAATTTTTTGAACACATCCCCTTGATCAAGGCCAAGCTCCAAACCCTGCATGACGTCGGGCTGCACTATGTGAAGCTGGGGCAATCGGCCACGACCCTTTCAGGCGGAGAAGCGCAACGGGTCAAGCTCTCGCGCGAGCTCTCCAAACGGGCCACGGGCCGCACCCTCTACATTCTTGATGAGCCCACGACCGGCCTCCACTTCGCCGACGTGCAGCGATTGCTCGACGTGTTGGATCGGTTGGTCGAAGCCGGCAACACGGTACTAGTCATTGAGCACAATCTCGACGTCATCAAGAACGCCGACTGGATCATCGACCTGGGCCCGGAGGGTGGCGATCGGGGCGGCGACATCGTGGCGGAGGGCCCGCCTCAGGAGATTGCGAAGTCCAAACGGTCCTACACGGGACAAGTGTTGAAAGAGGCAGGGGTGTGA
- a CDS encoding DMT family protein: MRTIILLTISNIFMTFAWYGHLKYKDAPLWAAIVVSWGIAFIEYCFQVPANRIGHYEFTAAQLKTIQEVITLIVFCVFSVLYLKEPLKWNYLAGFGLMVGAVFLIFKEW; encoded by the coding sequence ATGCGCACCATCATTCTGTTGACCATCTCGAATATCTTCATGACCTTCGCCTGGTACGGACATTTGAAGTACAAGGATGCGCCCCTGTGGGCGGCGATCGTCGTGAGTTGGGGCATCGCGTTCATCGAGTACTGTTTTCAGGTGCCGGCCAATCGGATCGGCCACTATGAGTTCACCGCCGCGCAATTGAAAACGATTCAGGAAGTGATTACCCTCATCGTGTTTTGCGTCTTTTCGGTGCTCTATCTCAAGGAACCGCTCAAGTGGAACTATCTGGCCGGCTTCGGCCTGATGGTCGGCGCCGTCTTCCTCATCTTTAAGGAGTGGTGA
- a CDS encoding ATP-binding protein — translation MEVPRILDLPKLLATKSYFLFGPRQTGKTYMIRRQFPGAKYYNLHETDTFLKFNHAPHRLRQELTDKNKLVIIDEIQKLPLLLDEIQILIDERQVRFLLTGSSARSLKRKGLNLLGGRARTKRLHPLCFRELGQEFDLIKALDRGLLPSLYFSDSLYEDLQAYVGVYLKEEIAAEAVVRNLPAFSRFLTVAALCNGQMLNYSKIASDAQIPKSTVQEYFHILRDTLLGDDLPAWKRTEKRKPIATAKFYFFDIGIVRHLQRRRNLQEGSPEFGEAFEAYVHHELKTYCDYQGTLDLAYWRSTSNFEVDFILNDRTAIEVKAKAHVSERDLRGLYALREERLLKRYVAVSQETTPRRVNGIDVLPWRDFLVRLWEGEFS, via the coding sequence ATGGAGGTTCCCCGCATTCTTGATCTGCCCAAGCTACTGGCGACCAAATCCTATTTCCTATTCGGCCCTCGGCAAACGGGGAAAACCTACATGATTCGCCGGCAATTCCCCGGCGCGAAATACTACAATCTGCACGAGACCGACACGTTTCTGAAATTCAATCACGCACCTCACCGTTTACGTCAGGAGCTGACAGACAAGAACAAGCTGGTCATCATTGATGAGATACAGAAATTGCCGCTGCTGCTGGATGAAATCCAGATCCTCATTGACGAGCGGCAGGTGCGCTTTCTTCTGACAGGGTCCAGCGCCCGATCGCTCAAGCGCAAGGGGCTCAATTTGCTGGGAGGGCGAGCGCGAACAAAGCGATTGCATCCGTTGTGTTTTCGGGAATTGGGTCAAGAGTTCGATCTGATCAAAGCGCTCGATCGCGGCTTATTGCCGTCGCTGTATTTCTCAGACTCGCTGTACGAAGATCTCCAAGCTTATGTGGGAGTCTATCTGAAAGAAGAAATCGCGGCCGAGGCGGTCGTCCGCAACTTGCCCGCGTTCAGCCGATTCTTGACCGTGGCGGCCCTCTGCAACGGGCAGATGCTCAACTACTCCAAGATCGCCAGCGATGCGCAAATTCCCAAGTCGACCGTGCAGGAATATTTCCACATCCTACGGGACACCTTGTTGGGGGACGATCTCCCCGCGTGGAAACGGACGGAAAAACGGAAACCCATCGCCACCGCCAAATTTTACTTTTTTGATATCGGCATCGTGCGGCACTTGCAGCGGAGGAGGAACCTGCAAGAAGGTTCGCCCGAATTCGGAGAGGCCTTTGAGGCCTATGTACATCATGAGTTGAAAACCTATTGTGATTATCAAGGGACGTTGGATTTAGCCTATTGGCGTTCAACCTCCAACTTTGAAGTGGACTTTATCCTCAACGACCGCACGGCAATCGAGGTCAAGGCCAAAGCTCACGTGTCCGAGCGGGACTTGCGGGGGCTCTATGCCCTGCGAGAGGAACGGCTCTTGAAGCGCTATGTGGCCGTCAGCCAAGAAACAACGCCGCGTCGTGTCAATGGGATTGACGTCCTTCCCTGGCGGGATTTTCTGGTACGGTTGTGGGAGGGGGAGTTCTCATGA
- a CDS encoding PIN domain-containing protein, with protein MAKISVLVDTDLFIDYFNTGRFSTLFDSPRFIVYYSIITRKELLTKPGLRDTERAAIEAELRRCRLVPLSDAIASRYSHLRRRHPALEKGDALIAATALVKRLPLLTRNTRHYRMVQGINLFGE; from the coding sequence ATGGCAAAAATCTCGGTCCTCGTAGACACCGACCTCTTCATCGATTATTTCAACACCGGCCGCTTTTCGACGCTCTTCGACTCCCCCCGTTTCATCGTCTATTATTCGATTATCACCAGGAAAGAGTTGCTTACGAAGCCCGGGCTCCGCGATACCGAGCGAGCGGCGATTGAGGCTGAGCTGCGCCGGTGCCGTCTCGTTCCCTTGTCCGATGCGATCGCGTCGAGGTATTCCCACCTTCGGCGCCGTCATCCCGCCCTCGAAAAAGGAGACGCGCTCATCGCCGCAACGGCTCTCGTCAAACGGCTTCCGTTGCTCACAAGAAACACGCGGCACTACCGGATGGTCCAGGGGATCAACCTGTTCGGGGAGTAA